The genome window GACTCGGCGGACCCCGGGTGATGCGGACGACCGGCCAAATGGGAATTGCAACAGGTTATGCGGCTTTTCTGTGCCTGAATTATCAAACAACCCCGCGTGGAGTATATCAGGGTCATATTGAAGAGTTGCAATCACTGATCGGCCTGACGGCTCAGTTGGAAGGACTTCAGGTAGCAAATCCTTGAATTAACGGGGAATGATGATGAAAACGTTTTGGATCAATCTGATTTTGTTGTCGGCAGCGCTTCCCTTGCTGTCAGCGCCTCAGCGTAACTTTCTGTTTATCCTGGTCGATGATCTGGGGTGCCGGGATCTGGGATATACGGGCAGCACGTTTTATGAAACGCCGCATATCGACGGGCTGGCCGCATCCGGTATGCGGTTCGATCAAGGCTATGCCGCCTGCCAGGTGTGCAGTCCGTCGCGCGCGAGCATCATGCTCGGCAAGACGCCGGCACGCCACGGCATCACACAGTGGATCGGCGATCCGTCCGGGCTGGGCTGGGATAAGGGCGATCCGGTGATGAATGCGGAATATGTTCACAACCTGCCGCAGCAGGATGTCACAATTGCTGAAGCAATGCAGGAAGCGGGCTATACCACTTTTTTTGCCGGCAAATGGCACCTGGGTTCCGAAGGTTCCTGGCCGGAAAATCATGGATTCATGATCAACAAAGGAGGTTGGACCGTCGGGTCACCCAAGGGGGGGTATTTTGCTCCGTGGAACAATCCAAAACTGGAGAATGGCCCGGACGGCGAATCGCTTACGTTGCGCCTCGCCCGTGAAACGGCATCCTTTCTGGGATCAGAACATGACAAACCGTTTTTTGCGTTCCTTTCGTTCTATTCGGTTCACGGACCGATCCAGACCACCGAAGCGCTTTGTGAAAAGTATCGCAAGAAAGCGGAAGCGATGGGGCTGGTCGGCGATAAAGAGCGGTTTGAATTTGATCGCCGTCTGCCGGTCCGTCAGGTGCAGGACAATCCGGTTTATGCCGGGATGATGGAGCTGCTTGACGATGCGGTCGGTATTGTGCTCGATAAACTGAAAGAAACCGGACTGGATAAAAACACCGTGGTGATTTTTACCTCGGACAACGGCGGCGTTTCCTCCGGCGATTCTTTTTCGACCAGTCTTTTGCCGTATCGCGGTGGCAAGGGTCGTCAGTGGGAGGGTGGAATTCGCGAGCCGCTGATCATTCATGTGCCCGGAATGACCCAGCCGGATTCATCGACGGACACTCCGGCTATCGGCATGGACTTTTATCCGACGATTCTGGATCTGGCCGGTTTGCCGCTGATGCCGAAACAGCATGTGGATGGAGTCAGCCTGCTTCCGGTGCTGAAGGGCGAAGCTCTCGGGCCGCGCGATCTGTTCTGGCATTATCCGCATTACGGCAATCAGGGCGGAGAGCCATCGTCCATTATTCGTTCCAAGGATTGGAAACTTATCTATTACCACGAGGACGGCCGCTGCGAGCTGTATAATCTGGCCAGCGATATCGGAGAACAGAATGATCTTTCCGCATTGCAACCCGAAAAGACCGCTGAACTGAAAAAGCGGCTGGATGCCTGGCTGGCGGACACGCAAGCCGTCATGCCGAAACCCGACCCCCGTTTTTCGAAGGAACGGTTTGATGCCCGGCTGAAAAACGCCCGGACCGTTGTGAAGGATAAACAGGAAAAGCGGGCGGCTCATTATTTAAAAGAAAATTGGACCCCGAACTCGGACTGGTGGGGCAGTTCTGTGACAAACGATTGAGGTGAAAATTATGAAAACTGTAAAAATTATGGCAATGACCCTGTGTGTGTGCGGACTGATTCGGGCGGAAGAACCGTGGCGGTTCCTGCTGCTGGCGGACTGGCACTGGGCGGAAAAATATACACAGACTGAAAAAAATCCTTCATGGATGGCCGAGGCGGTAGCGGACGATGTCGCCGCGGTCAAAATGCTGAAGGACAATTACGGCGGCGAACTGATGCTGCTGCCGGGCGACAGCAACACCGGCCATTGGGATGAGTCCGGCTTTATCAAAAGCAATTTTCCCGGAGGTACTCCGGCAGAGTCGATCCTACAAGCTGGGAAACTCTGCTACGAAGGCATGATTGACTCTTTCAAAAAGGGCGGCTATTCAAAACTGATTATGGCGGTTGGCGATCATGAAATGGGGGATAATCCTTGGCCGGCTGGTTCTGCAGTCTCCCGTTGCCAGCCGCAGTTCCGCGAGGCCTTTGCTAAAGCGTTTAACACGAACCCGGACGGCGGAGGTTTTCGGTATGACCAGCCGACAGGAAAGGCCGCGTCCCGTCCGCTCGGAACCAAATACGAAACCACTTCGTATGCATATCGCTATAAAAACGTGCTTTTTGTGACGATTGATGCTTTCCACCAGGAAGATCCGGACAGAAAGATCGGCGATGAAGGCTCGGTGACCGGTACCGTGACCGGGCCGCATCTCGCATGGCTGGAGAACGTTCTTTCCGAGGCTCGGAAAGATCCGGGCATCAAACATATTTTTGTGCAGGCGCACCTGCCGGTGATTTATCCGGTTCGCAAAGTCAGCAGCAGCGGCATGATGATGGATGATGGCTCAGAGAGTTCTTTCTGGCAGGCGCTTCGCAAGTATGACGTCGATATCTACTTTGCCGGTGAAGTTCATGCCAACACGGTGACTAAAGACTCGGAATCAGACCTGATCCAGCTGGTGAGCCGCGGCAACTTTTTCAACAATTTCCAGACATTGGATATTTCCGATGATCGCATCGAAGTGGTCTGTTATGAGCAGCAGGTCGGCACGCTGCCGCAGGATGGTAAATACAGTGTTTCCGGGAAACTGGTGATTGATAAATCCGGTGACGCAACCCGCATCGACGGATCGGGCGAGCTGGCGCTGCTTGATGTGAATGGTCGCCATTTTCACTTCACTTTCGAAGAAAAGCCGCCGCTGTGGAACTACCCAATTATGGGGCTGTCCGGACGGGAAAAAATGGAAAAAGACAAAATACTTCGCGGCGTGACCTGCAAAGACATTTTTCCAAACCTTGGAACGTTTGGAGAACACTACAGCGCTTTGACGGCTAATGTGGAGTTGACGGACGGCCCGCAGGGCAAAGCCGGGCAGTTTTCAGCAGACAGCCGCATGGGCGTTTTTGCCATGGGGCCGCTTCATAGTGGTCACACCGTGTCCTATGCACTGTGGATGAAAACACAGTCGCCGGAAAACCAGATCCTGATCAATACCGGATCTATCTGGAGCAAAGCCCTGAAGAACTTCCTGAATCTGCACCTGAACGACGGCGTGCCGGAAGCGGTGATTTCCGATTCGCAGAGGCTTGCGGCTGTTGGAGCGAAACTCAATGACGGCAAATGGCACCAGATTGCTGTTTCCATGCCGCACGACGGTTGCCTGCTTTCGGAGGTCGAAATTTTTGTCGATGGAAAGAAGTCAGAAACCCGTCTGAACGGTTCAGATAGAAAACTTCATTTTAATCAGGCGGTTCGGGTTGGAATCGGAGGCTTGAACTACAGCCACAAAGGCTTTGATCAATTGCCGGTCAAACCGTTTGTCGGCGCGATGGATGAAGTATCCATCTGGACCCGGCCTTTGACTGCTGCGGATGTGAAAGCGGCATACAACTGATTTGAACGGAACAGAATGTTGAAAAAAATAATACTGACGTCTTTGTTTGCAGCCGTGTCCTGTGCTGTTGCGGTGGAATGGAACGATTTAAATGTGCTTGAGGTGAACCGCGAAGCGCCGCATGCGACGATGATGGTGTATTCGACGGCGAAAGCGGCGATGAAGTACGATCGCACCGCATCGCCGTGGTTCCGGTCGCTCAACGGCGAGTGGAAATTCAACTGGGTGAGAAAGCCTGCCGATCGCCCCGCCGATTTTTATAAGCCGGAGTTTGATGTGAGCGGATGGAGCACGATTCCGGTTCCGTCCAACTGGGAGATGGAAGGCCACGGTCTGAGGATCTACACCAATATTAAATATCCATTTCCAATGGATCCTCCGAATGCACCGGTTGACTGGAATCCGGTCGGTTCCTGCTGCCGCGAGTTCAGCGTTCCCAAAGATTGGGAAAACCGCGAGACCTATATTGTCTTTGATGGCGTGCAGTCCGCGTTTTACCTCTGGGTGAACGGGCAGAAAGTCGGCTATTCGCAGGGCAGCCGCACGCCGGCCGAATTCAACATTACCAGGTATCTTCAGGACGGAAAAAATGTGCTGGCGGTGGAAGTGTACCGCTGGTGCGACGGTTCCTATCTGGAGGATCAGGATTTCTGGCGCTTCTCCGGCATTTATCGTGATGTGTATCTGTGGAGCACCGCCCGGTCCCACATTCGCGATTTTACGATTGTGACCGATCTGGATGATCAGTACAAAGACGCCGAACTCAAGGTGGACGTGGAGCTGGTCGGAGAGGGATCTTTTGAAATCGATCTTTATGACGCGGACGGGAAGAAAGTCCTTTCGCATCCTGTATCCCGCATTTCGAATCCTGTTTTATGGAATACGGAAAATCCATATCTCTATACGGCACTTCTGACATTGAAAGATGCGTCCGGAAACATCATTGAAGTGATTCCTCAGCGTATTGGTTTTCGTAAAGTCGAAATCAAAAACAACCGCTTCTGCATCAACGGAGTACCGGTTTTGATCAAAGGGGTGAATCGTCATGAACACGATCCCGATACCGGGCACACGGTCTCGCGCGAAGCAATGATTCGGGATATTCAGCTGCTCAAGGAAAACAACTTCAATGCCGTGCGCACCTCTCATTATCCGAACATGCCGATGTGGTACGATCTGTGCGATGAGTATGGAATCATTCTCTGGAATGAAGCCAATATCGAATCGCACGGGGTCGGGTACGGTCCCGAATCTCTAGCCAAGCAGCCGGAATGGAATCCGGCTCATCTTGACCGCATTCAGCGCATGGTCGAGCGCGATAAGAACCACGCGTCTGTCGTGGTCTGGTCGATGGGCAATGAAGCCGGAGACGGAGAAAACTTTGCTGCCTGCTATCGCTGGATTAAGGAGAATGATCCGAGTCGCCCGGTTCACTACGAGCGGACCGATCATAAAAAAGGACGCCCGAACACCGATATCTGCAACAGCATGTACCGACCAGCCGATGAAATTCGAAAATACACAGAGGGAGACGATCAACGCCCGTACATCATTGCTGAATATATGCATGCAATGGGTAATTCCAACGGAGGAGCGAAAGAATACTGGGATTTGTTTTATGAAGACAACACCGCGCTGGGCGGGTTCGTGTGGGACTGGATGGACCAGGGTGTCCGTACGCCTGTTCCAGATGAATTCAAACGAAATAGTGGCAGCGGTCCGGTCAAAGAAACGTTTTTTGCGTATGGCGGATGGTTCGAAAATCCGGCCGGGGTTTATAACGACGGCAATTTCTGTATGAACGGTCTGATCGACGCGGGGCAGAATCCTCACCCCGGTCTGTACGCACATAAATATCTTCAGCGCAATGTTCATGTCTCGCCGGTCGACCTGAAAACCGGAACCTTCAGCATTCGCAACTGGTTCAATTTTACAGAGCTTGGAAACAAGGTTTCCGGGCATTGGAAAATCGAGTCCGACGGACAGCTGATCGCCGACGGAAAACTTCCACGCCTTGGAATTGCTCCGCACTCTGAGAAGACGGTGACGATTGATCTGCCGAAGAATTTTTCAAACCTTGGAAAAGACGTTTTTGTTACCTTCGAATTTCGTGCGCGGAAAAACTATCACCCGCTCGTTCCCGAGGGGCATTTGCTGGCTTGGGACCAGTTTGAGATGCCGGGCGACTGTTCGGCTGCGGCAGAAGCGGCTGACGGGGCTGTGGCCATCGATGAATCTTCGGAAACTATCACGGTAAGCGGCGCAAACTTTACGGTGGTGTTTGATAAAGTTTCCGGAACGATGACGTCGTATGAAGTTGGCGGTGTATCCATGATTGCAGACGGCGGACAGCCTGATTTGTCCCGTGCCCAGAACGACAACGAGCGGCGCCAGAAGCCGAAGCCGGCGCCCGAGTGGGATGTGGCCGGTGACAATACGGTTGTTCAGGATATGCAGGCTGTCAGAACGGAAGAGGCTGCCGAAGTGACGATTCGAAAAGCGCTGCCGAATGTGCAGGCATCCATGCTTTCAACCTATACGGTGTTTCCGAATGCCGAGATTGTCATTGATGTGAAATATGACTTTTCGAAAACGCCGAAGAAGGTGATGCCACCGCTGCGGATCGGTATGGAGTGGGGCGTTCCGGCAACGTTTGAGAACCTGAAGTGGTTCGGACGTGGCGGCGAAACCTATTTAGACCGCGCGTTTGAACCGGTCGGTATCTATGAAGGGACGATCGATGAGCAGTGGGCCGATTATTCGCGTCCGCAGGAAAACGGCAACAAGACCGGTGTTCGCTGGGCGGAACTGACGGACAAAGACGGGCGCGGATTGCGGGTTATCGCGGAAGGCGCTCCGCTCAGTCTGAGTGCGCGCTTTTACAGCGCAGAAACTATGCGTCAATCTGACTACAGTTTTCAGATGGAGCGCTCGGATTTGATTCACCTGAATATTGATGCGGCCCAGAGCGGGGTCGGAGGAATCAATTCATGGGGTTCGGTTCCGCTGAAGCCGTACCGCCTGTTTGATGATCACTGTGAATACAGCTATCGGCTGAAGCCGGTCGCCGGGAAACGCTCACGGTTCAATTTGTTTAAGTAATCTGGAAGAGAAATGAGAAGAAGAAAGCGAATTTTATTGAGTGGAACGCTGGGGCTGGGGGCGGGACTTGTTTTTGCCTCTACGCAGGTGCCGGAGGCGAACCGTCCGAATGTGGTGATCATTTACGGAGATGATGTCGGTTTCGGTGATATTGGTGTGAACGGTTCCAAAATGATTCCGACACCGAATATCGACCGGCTGGCGTTGGAAGGACTGAACTTTACGGATGCACATTGTTCTGCGGCAACCTGTACGCCGTCGCGCTTTTCACTGCTGACCGGTGTTCATGCATTCCGGTATGGGGCCCGCGTGCTTCCGCCCGATGCGCCGCTGCTGATTCCGACCGATATTCTGACGTTGCCGAAGCTGTTCAAGAAGGCCGGTTACAGCACGGGAGTGGTCGGCAAGTGGCATCTCGGTATTGGGGATGGAGAAAACAAGGTGGACTGGAATGGCGATGTGAAGCCGGGGCCGT of Tichowtungia aerotolerans contains these proteins:
- a CDS encoding sulfatase, coding for MKTFWINLILLSAALPLLSAPQRNFLFILVDDLGCRDLGYTGSTFYETPHIDGLAASGMRFDQGYAACQVCSPSRASIMLGKTPARHGITQWIGDPSGLGWDKGDPVMNAEYVHNLPQQDVTIAEAMQEAGYTTFFAGKWHLGSEGSWPENHGFMINKGGWTVGSPKGGYFAPWNNPKLENGPDGESLTLRLARETASFLGSEHDKPFFAFLSFYSVHGPIQTTEALCEKYRKKAEAMGLVGDKERFEFDRRLPVRQVQDNPVYAGMMELLDDAVGIVLDKLKETGLDKNTVVIFTSDNGGVSSGDSFSTSLLPYRGGKGRQWEGGIREPLIIHVPGMTQPDSSTDTPAIGMDFYPTILDLAGLPLMPKQHVDGVSLLPVLKGEALGPRDLFWHYPHYGNQGGEPSSIIRSKDWKLIYYHEDGRCELYNLASDIGEQNDLSALQPEKTAELKKRLDAWLADTQAVMPKPDPRFSKERFDARLKNARTVVKDKQEKRAAHYLKENWTPNSDWWGSSVTND
- a CDS encoding LamG-like jellyroll fold domain-containing protein — protein: MKTVKIMAMTLCVCGLIRAEEPWRFLLLADWHWAEKYTQTEKNPSWMAEAVADDVAAVKMLKDNYGGELMLLPGDSNTGHWDESGFIKSNFPGGTPAESILQAGKLCYEGMIDSFKKGGYSKLIMAVGDHEMGDNPWPAGSAVSRCQPQFREAFAKAFNTNPDGGGFRYDQPTGKAASRPLGTKYETTSYAYRYKNVLFVTIDAFHQEDPDRKIGDEGSVTGTVTGPHLAWLENVLSEARKDPGIKHIFVQAHLPVIYPVRKVSSSGMMMDDGSESSFWQALRKYDVDIYFAGEVHANTVTKDSESDLIQLVSRGNFFNNFQTLDISDDRIEVVCYEQQVGTLPQDGKYSVSGKLVIDKSGDATRIDGSGELALLDVNGRHFHFTFEEKPPLWNYPIMGLSGREKMEKDKILRGVTCKDIFPNLGTFGEHYSALTANVELTDGPQGKAGQFSADSRMGVFAMGPLHSGHTVSYALWMKTQSPENQILINTGSIWSKALKNFLNLHLNDGVPEAVISDSQRLAAVGAKLNDGKWHQIAVSMPHDGCLLSEVEIFVDGKKSETRLNGSDRKLHFNQAVRVGIGGLNYSHKGFDQLPVKPFVGAMDEVSIWTRPLTAADVKAAYN
- a CDS encoding glycoside hydrolase family 2 TIM barrel-domain containing protein; translation: MLKKIILTSLFAAVSCAVAVEWNDLNVLEVNREAPHATMMVYSTAKAAMKYDRTASPWFRSLNGEWKFNWVRKPADRPADFYKPEFDVSGWSTIPVPSNWEMEGHGLRIYTNIKYPFPMDPPNAPVDWNPVGSCCREFSVPKDWENRETYIVFDGVQSAFYLWVNGQKVGYSQGSRTPAEFNITRYLQDGKNVLAVEVYRWCDGSYLEDQDFWRFSGIYRDVYLWSTARSHIRDFTIVTDLDDQYKDAELKVDVELVGEGSFEIDLYDADGKKVLSHPVSRISNPVLWNTENPYLYTALLTLKDASGNIIEVIPQRIGFRKVEIKNNRFCINGVPVLIKGVNRHEHDPDTGHTVSREAMIRDIQLLKENNFNAVRTSHYPNMPMWYDLCDEYGIILWNEANIESHGVGYGPESLAKQPEWNPAHLDRIQRMVERDKNHASVVVWSMGNEAGDGENFAACYRWIKENDPSRPVHYERTDHKKGRPNTDICNSMYRPADEIRKYTEGDDQRPYIIAEYMHAMGNSNGGAKEYWDLFYEDNTALGGFVWDWMDQGVRTPVPDEFKRNSGSGPVKETFFAYGGWFENPAGVYNDGNFCMNGLIDAGQNPHPGLYAHKYLQRNVHVSPVDLKTGTFSIRNWFNFTELGNKVSGHWKIESDGQLIADGKLPRLGIAPHSEKTVTIDLPKNFSNLGKDVFVTFEFRARKNYHPLVPEGHLLAWDQFEMPGDCSAAAEAADGAVAIDESSETITVSGANFTVVFDKVSGTMTSYEVGGVSMIADGGQPDLSRAQNDNERRQKPKPAPEWDVAGDNTVVQDMQAVRTEEAAEVTIRKALPNVQASMLSTYTVFPNAEIVIDVKYDFSKTPKKVMPPLRIGMEWGVPATFENLKWFGRGGETYLDRAFEPVGIYEGTIDEQWADYSRPQENGNKTGVRWAELTDKDGRGLRVIAEGAPLSLSARFYSAETMRQSDYSFQMERSDLIHLNIDAAQSGVGGINSWGSVPLKPYRLFDDHCEYSYRLKPVAGKRSRFNLFK